GTAGGGTATCTATTGCTTTCAGGAGACTATTTACACGGCAGACGGAGATTTTCTCCAGTGCACCGGCAGATGATTTGATGGCTTCTTCGTTGAGTGCAGCAATACCTTTATCTGGAATAATAATAGCCTGTGCCCCGCAACATACCGCGCTACGGGCAATGGCACCGATATTTCTGACATCAGTGATGCCGTCCAGGATAAGGAACAGCGGAGTCTCGCCTGCGTCAGTGACGTGAGAGATTACATCCTGCAGGTCAAGGTAACTGATTTGGCCTGTAATGGCAATACACCCCTGGTGATTAGCCTGGGTAAGGCCATTCAGCTTTTCCATCGGTACCATGTTGATGGGAATGTTATACTGAGTAGCCAGACTTCTGATCTGGGGGATAATATCTCCCGTGGCTGTGCGTAACAGGTAAATGCGCTCGATGGCTTTCCCGGCCTGAATGGCCTCTACTAACGGCTGACGCCCTATTACCATGGACGAGGCCTTTGGCCTGGGCGCATGTTGTCTGGGCGAATGCTGCCGAAAACCGGCAGACTTATGTCTTCTATGTTCCATTGCCGCAAAGATAAAGATTTAGAGCTGTCCTTCCTGCAACAGGGGGGTATCTTCTGAAAGACAGGCTTACAGAGGGAATGACACTTACTCCCCTTCCAATTGCAGTAAAGGTATCTTCTGAAAGACAGCCATGCAAAAGGAAATTACAACTCCCCTTCCAGCAACATCAGTTTTATCTTCTGAATAGCAGCTATCGACAACGAATCCGTGATCTCATGCCTCTTCACCATCTGATAAGCCTCCTCAAAAGGAACTTTCCTGATATGTAACTGCTCCGTCTCTTCTGGCTCGGCTTCCCGCTGCTCCAGCTGACGAGCCAGGTAAATCACACCAGCTTCATCCGACACTGAATTAGATAAAT
This Chitinophaga sancti DNA region includes the following protein-coding sequences:
- the rlmB gene encoding 23S rRNA (guanosine(2251)-2'-O)-methyltransferase RlmB, translating into MEHRRHKSAGFRQHSPRQHAPRPKASSMVIGRQPLVEAIQAGKAIERIYLLRTATGDIIPQIRSLATQYNIPINMVPMEKLNGLTQANHQGCIAITGQISYLDLQDVISHVTDAGETPLFLILDGITDVRNIGAIARSAVCCGAQAIIIPDKGIAALNEEAIKSSAGALEKISVCRVNSLLKAIDTLHLNGIKVVASEMEAEAKLFDLPLNEPVAVIMGSEDQGVYPALLKATDVQFRIPMSGNFESFNVSVAAGIILYEAMKQRGI